The window GCTCGTCCATGAGGAACACCTGGGGCTCCCGCACGATGGCCCGCCCCAGGGCCACCCGTTGCCGCTGCCCGCCGGAGAGCTGCTTGGGCTTGCGGTCCAGGAGGTGCTCGATCCCCAGCATGTGGGCCGCCTCCCGCACCCGCCGGTCGATCTCGTGCCTGGGATACCGGCGCAGCCGCAGGCCGAAGGCCATGTTCTCGTACACGGTCATGTGGGGGTAGAGGGCGTAGTTCTGGAAGACCATGGCGATGTCCCGGTCCTTGGGCGGGACGTCGTTCACCCGGCGGTCGCCGATGTAGATGTCCCCCTCCGTGGGATCCTCCAGCCCCGCGATGAGCCGCAGGGCCGTGGTCTTCCCGCACCCGCTGGGCCCCACCAGGACCGTGAACTGCCGGTCCGGGATCTCCAGGGTGACGTTGTTGAGGGCCACCACGTTTCCGAATCGTTTCGTCACCCGGTCCAGGAACACCCGCGCCATGTTGCCCTTCTCCCTCCCGCTACCGCGGCCGCGCTTCAAGCCGCCGCTTCAGCTCGTCAATGACCACCACGGGATAGGGATCCACGCCGTTCAGGTACGCGAGGTACACGCTCACGAGGTCGGCGAAGAACACCAGGGAAATCAGGCGGCTTAGGGCCCCGTCGCCCCGACTCCACACCTCGTGGTAACCCGCGGCCTTGTGGAAGGCAATCTCCCGGGTGATCTCCAGGCGTTGCACCACACGGGACGGATCCTCCCGGTCCCGCAACACCACTACGGTCAGCATCCCGTCCGGCTGACCCGCGAGTGCCCACCCCACCGTCTCGTTGTGGTTGAGCTCCGGGAAAACGTTGTGGACCGCGAACACCTTGCCGTTCTCGTTGAGCTGGGTCTTCCACCGTAAAGCGGCGGGCTCGGTGAGATGGCTGAGGGCATAGACCACGGGGATGCGTCCGGCCAGGGCACGGGCCAGCCGTTTGGCGGGGTTTTCCGCCTCCGGCCGATCCGGCCCCCACTCCCGGATTCGGGCCGCGAGTCCAAAGGCCGTCTCCCGCACCG is drawn from Armatimonadota bacterium and contains these coding sequences:
- a CDS encoding bifunctional phosphoglucose/phosphomannose isomerase, with protein sequence MAQGLLDDPDRCRALDPRGMLGLVLRLGETLLEGYRLGREIPLPPSPEVEQVLVLGMGGSGIGGDLLRGLLHDQADIPVVVVKNYAVPRWVGPKTLVFACSYSGNTEETLAAYEAAAQAGAVRVAITSGGILGERARSEGVPTVPLPAGFPPRAAIGYLFAPMLAVLERWGILPPQEEAVRETAFGLAARIREWGPDRPEAENPAKRLARALAGRIPVVYALSHLTEPAALRWKTQLNENGKVFAVHNVFPELNHNETVGWALAGQPDGMLTVVVLRDREDPSRVVQRLEITREIAFHKAAGYHEVWSRGDGALSRLISLVFFADLVSVYLAYLNGVDPYPVVVIDELKRRLEARPR